The genomic stretch CAGAAAAGTTCTGAGAcataaataatgtttatataCTATATGAAATTTGTTTTAGAAACAAATATACAgtgtgagtcaaaagtcacagggcACCCTTTTTTTTTGATAcactacatgaccaccttcccactggaaaacttgcccttgatccaatatgacggcattcaagatggcggccatgtttcaGACATAGCCTCATACATTACTTGCTGTGGTACTCATATAAAATGGTGTCCTgcaacttttgactcaccctatATATGGGTTTTCAAATGCACATATCTCCCTATCATTCCCAATATTAAAGATAATTAACTTACAGTTGTCCATGTATATTTGTAACCATCTGGATTTAGGACGGGCAAAATGTAAATGTCCATCTTGTTCAACATTGTTGTGATGTCACTATATTGGTTGTAATATTCCAGAGCCtaagaaaagtgcagaatatagtctttcatttatatttagaaaCCTTTTACTTATCATTGAATCAGAATATGTTACTAAATATGAACCTCAATTTGTGACTGACATCATGTCATAAAAAAGTGGCACTGCTGAGTAATTCCTGTTTAATAATACACCTGGTTTGGATCTTACATATCTTATGAAGTACAGGCAAAAAGCAGGAGAGATCCATTCTCGAGCATGAATCCCACAATCCATCCACATGGCTTTATCCACTGCTGGCCGCTTCCCtgacaactacaacaacaaacCAACCGAGAAACACTTTGGATCCACTTCACAATGGattctaaaatatttgtaaGTGCAGTCAAAGTTTAAATGATtgatcatttaaatataatgttaagAAAAATTATGTGGAAAACGTCTAAAATACTGATTATCAGCAATAAAGGATGCTAATATTTACCTTCATAACAAAAAGAGGTCGTTTCTCAAATGACGACCCAATAAAAATTATCTTCACCATGTCTGGATGCTCTTGGCTTGTTTTATTCATCCAAAAATAGATCTGTTTATAAAATGGAATGACAGTAAACCTAAAAACAGCCATGTAGATTCAAAGCTCACAGTACAGTAAATTTAAACctaatttcttttttatgtCTAATGTGATGTAGTTATTTTTGTGaggaaaatgtatgcatttctTAAATTGTAGGATCTTACATCTTCTAAAGAGAAATATCTCTCATTGTTTACAGCACCACTTCGAGGGTCTGTTGTCTCATTTCTGGTTTGTTGCTCGATCAGATCCTGTGTGTTTTCCAGCAAAACACTGTAGAAAGACCACATCATATCTGAGATCTATATTGATGAACTGTGCTTCACCTCCAGGACTTATtatgttatattattttaataatgattCGACATTTTTCtacatgttttaaatgaaaatttgtAGCTGATAAATTCTAACAGTAAAACAAGGAGATAAAATGATTGTAATTGACTTTTCTCTCAAGCTAGTACTTACTCAGTTGTTATGAAAAAAAGTTAAATGGTTTtctgtgtaatatatttacattttaaatcatttcatGACTTCAAATTTGCCACTGTTATGATTTCTTAAGAGTACCCCTCAAAATATTAGCTTTGCTAGCAGGGAGCTTGCAAGCTAGCAGTTAGCACAGTTAGCATTAATCAATCAGCCTTATTCTGATTAATGTTAAGCAACACATATTTTATAATCCAAATAGTCATAAACACATCTAACAAATGCAGGATACTAGTGGGTACTCTTTAGCATTATATAAAGTTCAGGTAGCTGCGCCATAATAGCATAATTAGTCTATGTCCTGTACCTGTAGGTGATCTTATGTTTGTGCAGCAGGTCAGTGACATGTTTCACACTGCCCGAATGGACGTACAGATGgacttgtgtttttattttgatgaaATTTGGAGAAACCGGCTGCCAGAGCACTGTCTGATACAGAGCAAAATTTCATTACAAAGAAGAGCTACCTCACATTGTTTTTGACATTATTcaaacacaaaatatttcaGCTAAACTGTTAAAAAAGACCTCCTAAAATAAGTAATGTAAATGATGTACTGATTTTAAATACATGAAATATGgagttattgtgtgtgtgtgtgtgtgtgtgtgggggggggggggggggtggctcATACCTGGTTATGGCTGGATATATTTTTTACCACATTCACTTGTTCTTCAGTGGTTGCTGTGATGGAAAGAACTCTGTCACTGTTTTCGAGAagggtaaaatattttttctttttttgtggcatttgtatatttgaaaaggtctgaataaaatatataaatttaaaataaatgaaacataatTTCCATATATATGTCACAACATTGGAAATGAATAGGTTGTTTACGGCTCCAGATCCATTGTAAAAACAACCTCCTCTTGAACTTTGCCCATGAAATGTACATTGTGTTTCACACTAACCATAACATTTCTACATTAATATGACAAGTGTTTTAACTGCAGTCAACAACTTTATGCAAATATTTAAGAATAAATTACTTGAAAACAAATGCGATTGAATTAATACAGCTTTACAAAATGCGGTAGAAACGTGAAACATTTCAGCAGGAGAAACATAAAGTTAACAGATGTACTTACTGTTCTGTACTGTTGTGTGTGCCATCACTGCTCCGTATAATACTATGGAAACATATTAATAAAGTCAGAAAATTAAGAGGCCTCATCTTGGTTCTGTGGACACATAACACAGATTTGTTCTACAGAGAGAAAATGGACAGTATTGATTTAGGACTGTTGACATTAGCTACAAGATAAACTTGCTTTCCTCCCCCAACAAGGACTAGTGTGCCTTTCTAATgctatatatttctatataaaaaaaatatgaaaagataaaaaaaactgaattataAAAGTAAATTAACAAATATTCAGAATATGACTATGCAAATATATGCAGTTATAATTATGTTTATACAGATTAGTCCCATTTATATCATACAGAAAATgtctaaatatattttgataAGTATATATAAACCGCTGTCGCTGGGTGTGTCAAAGGTCGGCAGGAGTCACACTACAGGGCTGTGTGATTAATGGCTTTAAGGACTGATGAGCAAGGAATAACTCAAGCTCAAATTGATCAAAACAAATGAGATGATGGCGGACTTTATGAAGACCAAAATCTCATTGTCCCTATCTTATAAAATATAGTCAAGGAGAATATTTGAAATCATATATTCACTTGATTTTGTACTGCAAGCCCCACTCTTACTGAGAAggctaattattttaaatataataataataataataataataataataataataataataataataatctgtgcCTGAGACTTTTGTACAGCATTGTATATTATTGTTCACTAAagataatgttcctttaaatgtataACCGTGATgttaaagtccagctgtgttcccaAAAGGTacgttacattctcttcttcagaagcaGAGACAAAAAACATTAGTAAactttaattatacaatttgcaaaataaaaaaagcaaaataaaagtcctggaaatgaaattgagtgtgtgaaatctaAGGTGTGGATtctcagacagggattaagcctagtcctggcctatattttcccttcaatggaaatcacaactcaaaatgcagtgtagtccaggactaggcttaatccatgCCTGGGTAATGCCTAGGAGtaacagtgacagtttttctgagagagcaGATTCAAAGCTAGTCTTTCAAAGAGAGGGGAGAGACTGATAATTCAGGAAAAAGGGGACAGGGCTGGAGAAGTGTCCGGGTACTTGGGGGTACTGTACTTTGTCCCCGGTGGTCCTCCAGTCCAGCAGGAGGCGCAGAGGCCGCGGTGGGCCGTAGACTGACTCCGAGCAGCGTAGCGCGGAAGAAACGGAGAGTGTTGTGTTGTCATTTGGAGGAAAGATGTCTGGACACGatcatctctctctgtgtctgtgtgatttAATCAGGTAACACTCACACTCTCGGGGAAAGCAGAGAGGGtgaacgagtgtgtgtgtgtgtgtatttacactaACTCAGGGAGGAGCAGACTCAGTCTCCTGTCCCCATGTTTATTAATGTCTACGGGATGAATGGACTTCAGGTCCAACTAGGTTTGTTTTAAACCCGGGAGGGACGTGTATATAATTTTTAGCTGTTTCTCTAAATGTGCAGGGTACAGTCCTCTACAGAGGACACACTTCTGAAGTTATTAGTCCactgttaaaatgtatttactggAATTGAATTACAGAGAAGTCAGTAGACAAGGTATGTGGCCTGTGCCATAGTCCTGCAAGTCTCTGTAGTTCAACTCCACCTCATTGTCCCTACATTCCTTGTCCGTTTTCACTTCGTAAATCTTTGTCTGCCCActttcaccctattcttcaatggtgcggaccctcacaggaccaccacagagcaggtatggtttgggtggtggctcattctcagcgctgcagtgatgctgatgtggtggtgcagtgttcgtgtgtgttgttctggtacgagtggatcagacacagcagtggtgctgGAGTTTGTAGACACTGTGTCCACTTACTGTCTACTCTGTTAGACGCACCTACCTTGGTAGTCCACTTTGTttatgtaaagtcagagacagtaactcatctgtgcctgcacagtttgtattagtcatcagtggacactggatGCTGACTCTGGACTCttttggctggatgtttttggttggtgcaTTATTCTACCtctccactgctgtgtctgatccccttgTACCAGTGTGacaaccaccatgtcagtgtcactgcagcactgggaatgatccaccacccaaatcacacctgctctgttttGGTCATGTGgggaccattaaagaacagggtgaaaatagAGCTAACAAAGTAAGAAAAGCCAcatatggactgcagtctgtaaaagtagaactacaaagggcaggtgtatggtcagtggagctgagagaatggacataaTGAATGTAATGGCTAATTGATGCAAATGCATGATTATAAATATGCTTCgtgatttaattcattattatttaaaacagcaaaaacagtTATGAAATCTCTGTTTAGACAGCACTGACATATGACCAGATCCCATGCTgagatacattttatttgtgtgtgttttgcaggttGCTGTGGTCTCTTCTGTTGCCATGTTTTTGTCTATGTCTGGTTCTGACCAGTCTGCTGTTTCTGCTGGTTTTTGGAGTGCGAGCATGGCTCCAGTCCAACAGAAAAGCAAGGAGATCTCGAGATGGACGACCAGCTGTGGCTTTCTTCCACCCATACTGTAacgctggaggaggaggagagagagtgctGTGGTGTGCTATAAGAGCCCTTCAGAATAGGTACAGGTCACGTTTGTTAATATCTCATTAAAATCTCAACATCCTTTTCAGCAATGTGTGCAGAGAGGTGTATAGTGATTATTCAAATAACTAATAAAAGCTGTAGAACatcaaaaatgaattaatattctGTGTGTTAGCGACGATCAGGCCTACCAAAAGATGGCTTAGTACAGAGATAgttgtaaattcattcattcattatctgtaagcgcttatccagttcagggtcgcggtgggtccagagcctacctggaatcattgggcacaaggcgggaatacaccctggagggggtgccagtccttcacagagcaacacagacacacactcacacctacggacacttttgagtcgccaatccacctaccaacgtgtgtttttggactgtgggaggaaaccggagcacccggaggaaacccacgcagacacagagagaacacaccaactcctcacagacattcacctggaggaaacctacacagacacagggaaaacacaccacactcctcacagacagtcacccggaggaaacccacgcagacacagggaaaacacaccacactcctcacagacagtcacccggaggaaacccacgcagacac from Hoplias malabaricus isolate fHopMal1 chromosome 2, fHopMal1.hap1, whole genome shotgun sequence encodes the following:
- the cpb2 gene encoding carboxypeptidase B2, coding for MRPLNFLTLLICFHSIIRSSDGTHNSTEHDRVLSITATTEEQVNVVKNISSHNQTVLWQPVSPNFIKIKTQVHLYVHSGSVKHVTDLLHKHKITYSVLLENTQDLIEQQTRNETTDPRSGAVNNERYFSLEDIYFWMNKTSQEHPDMVKIIFIGSSFEKRPLFVMKLSGKRPAVDKAMWMDCGIHAREWISPAFCLYFIRYALEYYNQYSDITTMLNKMDIYILPVLNPDGYKYTWTTNRMWRKNRSVREENDYCTGVDLNRNFNANWCTEGASSYPCSEIYCGQYPESEPEVEAVAKFLRSNKDTVKLYFSIHSYSQMLLFPYSYTFDLAQNHAELLELANEAASKIRRFYGKQYKVGAGAKTIYLAPGGSDDWAYDQGIKYSFTLELQDQGKYGFLLPPNMISSACNDALLAVKSIALRALQKIP